Proteins encoded in a region of the Hippopotamus amphibius kiboko isolate mHipAmp2 chromosome 11, mHipAmp2.hap2, whole genome shotgun sequence genome:
- the EFHC1 gene encoding EF-hand domain-containing protein 1 isoform X2: MYGQPKQAPPAEFVPAHVAFDKKVLKFDAYFQEDVPMSTEEHYRIRQVNIYYYLEDDSMSVMEPVVENSGIPQGKLIKRQRLTKNDRGDRYHWKDLNRGINITIYGRTFRIVDCDKFTQVFLESQGIELNPPEKMALDPYTELRKQPLRKYVTPTDFDQLKQFLTFDKQVLRFYAVWDDTDSMFGECRTYVIHYYLMDDTVEIREVHERNDGRDPFPLLMNRQRVPKVLVENAKNFPKCVLEISDKEVLEWYTAKDFIVGKPLTLLGRTFFIYDCDPFTRQYYKEKFGISDLPRIDVSKKEPPPVKQELPPYNGYGLVEDSAQNCFALIPKAPKKDVIKMLMNDNKVLRYLAALESPIPEDKDRRFVFSYFLATDMISIFEPPIRNSGIIGGKYLGRTKVVKPGSLVENPVYYGPSDFFIGAVIEVFGHRFVILDTDDYVLKYMESNAAQYSPEALLSIQNRVQKREAPAPELDNQQREEDTGTRELEALIDTIQKQVKEHPCRDSICEAFQVHDKEASGYVDREMFLKVCDSFHLPVDDSLIKELIRMCSHGEDKIDYYNFVRAFSN; encoded by the exons GTGCTGAAATTTGATGCCTATTTCCAAGAAGATGTTCCTATGTCAACTGAGGAACATTACAGGATCCGCCAAGTGAACATCTACTACTATCTGGAAGACGACAGCATGTCTGTCATGGAGCCCGTCGTGGAAAACTCTGGGATCCCTCAGGGCAAGTTAATCAAACGCCAGCGCCTAACCAAGAATGACCGGGGAGACCGTTACCACTGGAAAGACCTAAACCGAGGAATAAACATCACCATTTATGGCAGAACTTTCCGCATTGTTGACTGTGACAAGTTCACACAG GTATTTTTGGAAAGTCAAGGAATTGAACTAAATCCACCAGAGAAGATGGCTCTTGATCCTTACACTGAACTCCGGAAACAGCCTCTTCGTAAGTATGTGACCCCAACAGATTTTGATCAACTCAAGCAGTTTCTCACCTTTGACAAACAA GTTCTTCGATTCTATGCAGTCTGGGATGACACAGACAGCATGTTTGGCGAATGTCGGACCTACGTCATTCATTACTATCTTATGGATGATACGGTGGAAATTCGAGAGGTCCATGAACGGAATGATGGGCGAGATCCCTTCCCCCTCCTGATGAACCGCCAGCGCGTGCCCAAGGTTTTGGTGGAGAATGCAA AGAACTTCCCTAAGTGTGTGCTGGAAATCTCAGACAAGGAGGTGTTGGAATGGTATACTGCCAAAGACTTCATCGTCGGGAAGCCACTCACTCTACTTGGGAGAACTTTCTTCATTTATGATTGTGATCCATTTACTCGGcagtattacaaagaaaaatttggAATCTCTGATTTACCACGCATTGATGTGAGCAAGAAGGAACCACCTCCTGTGAAACAG GAATTACCTCCTTATAATGGTTATGGACTAGTTGAAGACTCTGCTCAGAATTGCTTTGCTCTCATTCCAAAAGCTCCCAAAAAAGATGTTATTAAAATGCTGATGAATGATAACAAGGTGCTTCGTTACTTGGCTGCACTG GAATCCCCCATCCCAGAAGACAAAGACCGCCGATTTGTCTTCTCTTATTTTCTAGCCACTGACATGATCAGTATCTTTGAGCCTCCTATTCGCAATTCTGGTATCATTGGGGGCAAGTATCTTGGCAGAACTAAAGTTGTCAAACCAGGCTCCTTGGTGGAAAACCCCGTCTACTATGGCCCCAGTGACTTCTTCATTGGTGCTGTGATTGAGG TATTTGGCCACCGGTTCGTCATCCTTGATACAGACGACTATGTTTTGAAATACATGGAGAGCAATGCTGCCCAGTATTCACCAGAAGCACTCCTGTCAATTCAGAACCGTGTTCAAAAGCGAGAAGCTCCTGCACCAGAATTGGACAA CCAGCAAAGGGAAGAGGACACAGGCACACGGGAGCTGGAGGCCCTGATAGACACGATCCAGAAGCAAGTGAAAGAGCACCCATGCAGGGACAGCATCTGCGAGGCGTTTCAGGTTCACGACAAGGAAGCTTCGGGATACGTGGACAGGGAGATGTTCCTTAAAGTCTGTGACTCTTTTCACC